In a single window of the Streptomyces sp. CGMCC 4.7035 genome:
- a CDS encoding ArnT family glycosyltransferase yields MLLSITALAAVLYTWGIDHSVYHTFYGSAVRSMTDNPVAFFFGSFDPGNSITLDKLPGFLWPQALSVMVFGFHPWALVLPQAIEGVACVLLLHLLVRRWAGVPAGLLAAAFLTLTPVTVGLGRSIVEDAPFVLLLLLAAEATWRAVERPRLRTLLPAAVWVGVAFQCKMLEAWAVLPALAVAYLVAAPTSLRRRAGHVALAGAVTLAVSASWMVVATVVPAQSRPYLDGTTDNSAFSLVVGYNFLTRFNAVGIDAAATGSVVTGQGSRAAVRPGPDMEHSVFKMFSPGLATQTGWLYPLAGCALVWGLTVAWRRRVARTDRALAGYLMWGVWLATFFAAFSFGSVTGHTYYMGVVAVALSALSGAGLVRAWRACRAGGRGAWVLPAVTAANVVWCVVLTLWYPHFFGWLAPAAVALCLLALAVLGVGHRLMAKRPRILVAGLAAGLAALLLVPAAWSASALSPRYNQPGGMGRVGPVVRPQGSGASLLSPADLRLLAYLTAHRNGAKYLVAMPRWSDAAPYILEADASVLPMGGYTGKVPYPTLDGFRHLIDTGELRYVALRHAHPAGLPRAAAPPGNEVTRWVTSHCAKVPGTAYGSDAHLPLLYRCETGSGR; encoded by the coding sequence GTGCTGCTGTCCATCACGGCGCTCGCGGCCGTCCTTTACACGTGGGGCATCGACCACAGCGTCTACCACACGTTCTACGGCTCCGCCGTGCGCAGCATGACCGACAACCCGGTCGCGTTCTTCTTCGGGTCGTTCGACCCGGGCAACTCCATCACCCTCGACAAGTTGCCCGGCTTCCTGTGGCCTCAGGCCCTGTCGGTCATGGTCTTCGGCTTTCACCCGTGGGCGTTGGTGCTGCCCCAGGCGATCGAGGGCGTGGCCTGCGTACTCCTCCTCCATCTGCTGGTCCGCCGCTGGGCCGGTGTCCCGGCGGGGCTGCTGGCGGCGGCCTTCCTCACGCTCACCCCGGTGACCGTGGGGCTGGGCCGGTCGATCGTGGAGGACGCGCCGTTCGTCCTGCTGCTTCTCCTGGCCGCCGAGGCCACTTGGCGGGCCGTCGAGCGGCCCCGGCTGCGTACGCTGCTGCCGGCCGCGGTCTGGGTCGGGGTGGCCTTCCAGTGCAAGATGCTGGAGGCCTGGGCGGTGCTGCCGGCGTTGGCCGTCGCCTATCTGGTCGCCGCGCCCACAAGCCTGCGCCGCAGGGCCGGCCATGTCGCCCTGGCCGGTGCGGTCACCCTGGCGGTGTCGGCGTCCTGGATGGTCGTCGCGACGGTCGTCCCCGCTCAGTCCCGCCCCTATCTCGACGGCACCACGGACAACTCGGCCTTCAGCCTGGTCGTCGGCTACAACTTCCTGACCCGGTTCAACGCGGTCGGCATCGACGCGGCCGCCACGGGCAGCGTCGTCACCGGCCAGGGCTCACGGGCTGCCGTACGTCCGGGCCCGGACATGGAACACAGCGTGTTCAAGATGTTCAGCCCGGGACTGGCCACACAGACGGGGTGGCTGTACCCGCTGGCCGGGTGCGCCCTCGTATGGGGTCTCACGGTCGCGTGGCGCCGCCGCGTCGCCCGTACCGACCGGGCACTCGCGGGGTATCTGATGTGGGGCGTGTGGCTGGCCACCTTCTTCGCCGCGTTCAGTTTCGGCAGCGTCACCGGTCACACGTACTACATGGGTGTCGTCGCCGTGGCCTTGTCGGCGCTGAGCGGTGCCGGGCTGGTCCGCGCCTGGCGGGCGTGCCGGGCCGGTGGCCGCGGTGCCTGGGTGCTGCCGGCGGTGACCGCCGCGAACGTCGTGTGGTGTGTGGTTCTGACGCTGTGGTACCCGCACTTCTTCGGCTGGCTCGCCCCCGCCGCCGTCGCCCTGTGTCTCCTCGCCCTGGCCGTCCTCGGCGTGGGCCACCGGCTCATGGCCAAGCGGCCACGGATCCTCGTGGCCGGCCTGGCGGCCGGTCTCGCCGCGCTCCTCCTGGTGCCGGCCGCATGGTCTGCCTCGGCGCTGTCCCCCCGTTACAACCAGCCCGGCGGCATGGGCCGGGTCGGTCCCGTCGTCCGCCCGCAAGGCAGCGGAGCGTCACTGCTCTCGCCGGCGGACCTGCGGCTCCTTGCCTACCTCACGGCACACCGGAACGGGGCGAAGTACCTTGTGGCCATGCCCCGATGGTCCGACGCCGCGCCCTACATCCTGGAGGCCGACGCGTCGGTGCTCCCCATGGGCGGCTACACCGGCAAGGTTCCCTACCCCACCCTCGACGGGTTCCGCCACCTGATCGACACGGGCGAACTGCGGTATGTGGCGCTCCGGCACGCCCACCCGGCCGGGCTGCCCCGAGCGGCCGCCCCTCCCGGCAACGAGGTCACGCGTTGGGTCACATCGCACTGCGCGAAAGTACCGGGGACGGCATACGGTTCCGATGCCCACCTGCCCCTGCTCTACCGGTGCGAGACAGGATCCGGCCGCTGA
- a CDS encoding ABC transporter substrate-binding protein, with amino-acid sequence MRSIRAAAVGAVTMSLALAASACGGGSSTGGGSNDSPKTLTYWASNQGASIEVDKKVLQPELDKFEKQTGIKVKLEVVPWSDLLNRILTATTSGQGPDVLNIGNTWSASLQATGALLPWDAENFGKIGGKDRFVDSALGSTGAQGKDPAAVPLYSMAYALYYNKKMFADAGLSKPPATWDELIADGKKISTGGKWGLGAEGSNLSENIHHAFVFGKQHGADFFTSDGKPDFTSEKAVAAIKQYVDLMATDKIIAPGNAEYAQNQSLSDFAKGKTAMVLWQTASATLKNLGMKDDDWGVAPVPVPSGTPGTGTNVNSMVAGINLAVFKNTRNRDGATKFVKFMTSDDEQKLLNTAYGSIPPVRSAQSDAAFNSPATTVLKDTLAKSAAALPQVADESQFETTVGTAVKELFADAAAGRPVTTASVKAKLEKAQQQMPAK; translated from the coding sequence ATGCGCAGCATCCGAGCCGCCGCCGTAGGCGCCGTCACCATGTCTCTCGCCCTTGCCGCCTCGGCCTGCGGTGGCGGTTCGTCGACGGGTGGCGGGTCGAACGACTCGCCCAAGACGCTTACGTACTGGGCCTCCAACCAGGGCGCCAGCATCGAGGTCGACAAGAAGGTCCTCCAGCCCGAACTCGACAAGTTCGAGAAGCAGACCGGCATCAAGGTGAAGCTGGAGGTCGTGCCCTGGTCGGACCTGCTCAACCGGATCCTCACCGCGACCACCTCCGGCCAGGGTCCCGACGTCCTCAACATCGGCAACACCTGGAGCGCCTCGCTTCAGGCCACCGGGGCGCTGCTGCCATGGGACGCCGAGAACTTCGGCAAGATCGGCGGCAAGGACCGCTTCGTGGACTCGGCGCTCGGCTCGACGGGTGCGCAGGGCAAGGACCCGGCCGCCGTGCCGCTGTACTCGATGGCCTACGCGCTCTACTACAACAAGAAGATGTTCGCCGACGCGGGCCTCTCCAAGCCGCCGGCCACCTGGGACGAGCTGATCGCCGACGGAAAGAAGATCTCCACGGGCGGCAAGTGGGGCCTCGGCGCCGAGGGTTCGAACCTCTCCGAGAACATCCACCACGCCTTCGTCTTCGGCAAGCAGCACGGCGCGGACTTCTTCACCAGCGACGGAAAGCCCGACTTCACCTCCGAGAAGGCGGTCGCCGCGATCAAGCAGTACGTCGACCTCATGGCCACCGACAAGATCATCGCGCCCGGCAACGCCGAGTACGCCCAGAACCAGTCCCTGAGTGACTTCGCCAAGGGCAAAACAGCGATGGTCCTGTGGCAGACCGCGTCAGCCACCCTCAAGAACCTCGGCATGAAGGACGACGACTGGGGCGTCGCCCCGGTGCCCGTGCCGTCCGGTACTCCGGGCACCGGCACGAACGTCAACTCGATGGTCGCGGGCATCAACCTGGCCGTCTTCAAGAACACCAGGAACCGCGACGGTGCCACCAAGTTCGTGAAGTTCATGACGAGCGACGACGAGCAGAAGCTCCTCAACACGGCGTACGGTTCCATACCGCCGGTCAGGTCCGCCCAGTCGGACGCCGCGTTCAACTCCCCGGCCACGACCGTCCTGAAGGACACCCTCGCGAAGAGTGCCGCGGCGCTGCCGCAGGTGGCCGACGAGTCCCAGTTCGAGACGACGGTCGGTACGGCCGTCAAGGAGCTGTTCGCCGACGCTGCCGCGGGACGCCCGGTGACCACCGCGTCGGTGAAGGCCAAGCTCGAGAAGGCCCAGCAGCAGATGCCGGCGAAGTGA
- a CDS encoding carbohydrate ABC transporter permease: protein MTTTATVEARGRTASTRSPGAARGPRRTGRIRRIGLPYLLLLPALLLELLVHLVPMAIGIVMSFKELTQFYIRDWGTAPWSGIDNYRMSVDFNAPVGDALLHSFLVTCGFTLLSVALCWLIGTAAALYMQDTFRGRGLLRALFLVPYALPVYAAVVTWAFMFQHDNGLVNHVLHDQLHLTDEPSFWLIGGNSFVALLTVSVWKGWPFAFLIVMAGLQNIPKDLYEAAALDGAGLWQQIRRITLPSLRPVNQVLVLVLFLWTFNDFNTPYVLFGRAAPQAADLISIHIYQASFVTWNFGTGSAMSVLLLLFLLVVTGAYLALTSRGRRRADA from the coding sequence ATGACGACCACTGCCACCGTGGAGGCCAGGGGCCGGACGGCCTCCACACGTTCCCCCGGTGCGGCGCGCGGCCCGCGCCGCACCGGGCGGATCCGCCGCATCGGACTGCCGTACCTGCTGCTCCTGCCCGCGCTGCTTCTCGAACTCCTCGTCCACCTGGTGCCGATGGCGATCGGCATCGTGATGAGCTTCAAGGAGCTCACCCAGTTCTACATCCGCGACTGGGGCACCGCGCCCTGGTCCGGAATCGACAACTACCGGATGTCGGTCGACTTCAACGCGCCCGTCGGTGACGCGCTGCTCCACTCGTTCCTCGTCACCTGCGGCTTCACCCTGCTGTCGGTGGCCCTGTGCTGGCTGATCGGCACCGCGGCCGCGCTGTACATGCAGGACACCTTCCGCGGCCGGGGCCTCCTGCGCGCCCTGTTCCTGGTCCCGTACGCGCTGCCCGTCTACGCGGCCGTCGTCACCTGGGCGTTCATGTTCCAGCACGACAACGGCCTGGTGAACCACGTCCTCCACGACCAGCTGCACCTCACCGACGAGCCCTCCTTCTGGCTCATCGGAGGCAACAGCTTCGTGGCCCTGCTGACCGTGTCGGTGTGGAAAGGCTGGCCGTTCGCCTTCCTGATCGTCATGGCCGGACTGCAGAACATTCCGAAGGACCTGTACGAGGCGGCGGCCCTGGACGGGGCCGGCCTGTGGCAGCAGATCCGGCGCATCACCCTGCCGTCACTGCGCCCGGTCAACCAGGTCCTGGTCCTCGTCCTGTTCCTGTGGACGTTCAACGACTTCAACACGCCGTACGTCCTGTTCGGCAGGGCCGCACCGCAGGCCGCCGACCTCATCTCGATCCACATCTACCAGGCGTCGTTCGTCACCTGGAACTTCGGCACCGGCTCCGCGATGTCCGTCCTGCTCCTGCTCTTCCTGCTGGTCGTGACGGGCGCGTATCTCGCCCTCACCTCGCGCGGGCGGAGGAGGGCCGATGCCTAG
- a CDS encoding maltokinase N-terminal cap-like domain-containing protein has product MAIIHRTTLTPTKLELLTPWLPTQPWYLGADREPVLSKAGGFRLDDPQGEVGIEFMVVTDESGDQPVSYHVPLSYRGAALEGAEGALIGTSEHGVLGKRWIYDGTQDPVLVAQLLELLQGRTEPQAQSLTDTPDPSVTVHVGGAAVTTGLVSTTVANGPDGTRLTVAAAASAPDRPSALHVARVLLPAASPADASPANTSGHVTAGWRSPDGGEHRAVFAALGTTGS; this is encoded by the coding sequence ATGGCGATCATTCACAGGACCACCTTGACCCCCACCAAGCTGGAGCTCCTCACCCCCTGGCTCCCCACCCAGCCCTGGTATCTCGGCGCGGACCGCGAGCCGGTGTTGTCCAAGGCCGGCGGGTTCCGGCTGGACGACCCGCAGGGTGAGGTCGGGATCGAGTTCATGGTGGTCACCGACGAGTCCGGCGACCAGCCGGTCTCCTACCACGTACCGCTCAGTTACCGGGGCGCAGCCCTCGAAGGAGCCGAAGGGGCCCTCATCGGCACCTCCGAGCACGGCGTCCTGGGAAAGCGGTGGATCTACGACGGAACACAGGACCCTGTGTTGGTCGCCCAGTTGCTGGAACTCCTCCAGGGCCGCACCGAACCACAGGCCCAGAGTCTGACCGACACACCCGACCCGTCCGTCACGGTCCACGTGGGCGGCGCCGCTGTCACGACCGGGCTCGTCTCGACGACGGTGGCCAACGGCCCTGACGGCACCCGTCTCACCGTGGCTGCCGCCGCGTCCGCGCCCGACCGGCCGTCGGCCCTCCACGTGGCGCGTGTCCTCCTGCCCGCCGCCTCCCCCGCCGACGCCTCCCCCGCCAACACCTCGGGCCACGTCACCGCCGGCTGGCGCTCCCCGGACGGCGGCGAGCACCGCGCCGTGTTCGCCGCCCTTGGCACCACCGGTTCCTGA
- a CDS encoding glycosyltransferase family 4 protein — protein MTQREIFFVANEVNELGGVGRWQTQMARLLAERGHRVRIIGVSPPEVAMDLGPNPPFETLTLYDRRPPGRHPRHALVDRWDPALRRQEADRRAAAERLSRVFRAARSGAVIIVTQVWAMEWVALADTAGHPVIGMSHESFDASRRSSRFERVRTYYKDVDRLLVLTQEDADLWVGAGLNNVGFMPNPLPVTPGSPSPRTEKVVASIGRLSHAKGVDLLLDVWAEAAPLQPGWILRVYGAGDHEAVLRQQCTELGLDDSVEWAGQTDDVTGALRRSSVFVQSSRGEGFPLVLLEAMACGVPCAAFDCSPGVREIVTDGEDGLLARHGNTSELARHLVRLMADENLRDTMGERARQNVRRFAPDVITRRWEELFDFLER, from the coding sequence ATGACCCAGCGTGAGATCTTCTTCGTCGCCAACGAGGTCAACGAACTCGGCGGCGTGGGCCGCTGGCAGACCCAGATGGCCCGGCTGCTGGCCGAGCGCGGTCACCGGGTCCGGATCATCGGCGTCTCCCCGCCCGAGGTGGCGATGGACCTCGGCCCGAATCCGCCGTTCGAGACGCTGACCCTGTACGACCGGCGGCCCCCGGGCCGTCACCCGCGGCACGCTCTGGTCGACCGGTGGGACCCGGCCCTGCGGCGGCAGGAGGCGGACAGGCGCGCCGCCGCGGAGCGCCTGTCGCGTGTGTTCCGCGCCGCGCGGTCCGGTGCCGTGATCATCGTGACCCAGGTGTGGGCGATGGAGTGGGTGGCGCTCGCGGACACCGCGGGGCATCCGGTGATCGGCATGAGCCATGAGTCGTTCGATGCGTCGCGCCGGTCCTCACGCTTCGAGCGTGTGCGGACGTACTACAAGGATGTGGACCGGCTGCTGGTGCTGACCCAGGAGGACGCCGACCTCTGGGTGGGGGCGGGCCTCAACAACGTGGGCTTCATGCCGAATCCACTGCCGGTGACACCCGGCTCCCCGTCACCGCGCACGGAGAAGGTGGTGGCCAGCATCGGGCGGCTGAGCCACGCGAAGGGCGTCGACCTGCTGCTGGACGTCTGGGCCGAGGCCGCACCGCTGCAACCCGGCTGGATCCTGCGCGTCTACGGCGCCGGAGACCACGAGGCCGTGCTCCGGCAGCAGTGCACGGAACTCGGTCTGGACGACTCGGTGGAGTGGGCGGGGCAGACGGACGACGTGACCGGCGCGCTCAGGCGGTCGTCCGTGTTCGTCCAGTCCTCCCGCGGCGAGGGTTTTCCACTGGTCCTCCTGGAGGCGATGGCCTGCGGAGTGCCGTGTGCCGCGTTCGACTGTTCCCCCGGCGTGCGCGAGATCGTCACGGACGGCGAGGACGGACTGCTGGCGCGGCACGGTAACACCTCCGAACTCGCCCGCCACCTCGTACGGTTGATGGCCGACGAGAACCTGCGCGACACGATGGGGGAGCGGGCGCGGCAGAACGTGCGGCGTTTCGCCCCGGACGTGATCACCCGCCGGTGGGAGGAACTCTTCGACTTCCTGGAGCGCTGA
- a CDS encoding bifunctional glycosyltransferase/CDP-glycerol:glycerophosphate glycerophosphotransferase, whose protein sequence is MDTPEPGGTEPDISVVVIVYNDARRLTAAVRSVLDQTLRNVEAIIADDCSTDTSFEVAQSLAAAHPRRVRAIRLSENSGGCGEPRNQGMAVARGRYVMFLDSDDMLEPNACRNLLEAADRTGADLVSGLCVRVHTDSRHDKRIPWYPWLYRSTRTVESIAELPDLFVFDTLSTNKCYRRDFLVENGLAFPRGIHYEDLLFSAQAYLAAGRITLIPNTVYYWNVAHKTAAKSISNRRHEINNFTDRLEIHRRIDSVLGRRGLDELKLHKDIKFLKHDLVLYLRDLPFLDDGYRHRFAELARGYIQDFSEAAYGRLDRVHAICAYLLLREDWENLMPAVDTLINRNKISAPLVEREGRIYWCDRHLDDPKARDVMDVTGLGYHGRPLERMFLRNLLTGYSVRGDEVLLDGAVVNPLHTVSADADLTAELEFRARRRSLQTFRFPVRTVRHQGDTIAWQAAIPLARRFRPVGVVDEVWDVRLHLTADGKRTTSRITAGNVDLESAASVPVRPRLSRLVADRLEPQVSAKGHLAFRLTQHGTAALRGRAVVDRNLHCSAARTVKGAYRTLRAVRRDLASGPRKVQGYHRMVRLLPVRKGTVVFESHLGKQYSDSPRAIYEELRRRQVPVTAIWSYAGERPEGFPKDVELVRRWSWRYLRALAQAEFWIDNQGFPLKLAKRPETTYIQTWHGSALKRMGFDEPGYRVMSEQEQRSYQEALDRFDHFVVRSEHDVRTLARAYRVPEEKLLRTGYARNDALVRAARDPRAPDPAVRRLAERLGVLPDRRVLLYAPTFRARPDGRVRDFELPFDVERFADRFGDRYTLLVRSHYLNRVTLPPSVAGRVIDVTGEPDITPLLLLADALITDYSSVMFDYALLRRPLVFYAYDWEEYSQDMRGTYFDLFEEAPGPVARTEDELFAALSDLRTVGAQYEARLKEFVDKYGEYDRGDAAARIVDRFFGPAGETR, encoded by the coding sequence ATGGATACCCCCGAGCCAGGCGGGACGGAGCCGGACATCAGCGTCGTCGTCATCGTCTACAACGATGCCCGGCGCCTGACGGCAGCCGTACGCTCCGTGCTCGACCAGACGTTGCGCAACGTGGAAGCGATCATCGCCGACGACTGTTCGACCGACACGTCGTTCGAGGTCGCCCAGTCACTGGCCGCCGCCCACCCCCGCCGCGTACGGGCGATCCGGCTGTCGGAGAACAGCGGCGGCTGCGGCGAGCCCCGCAACCAGGGCATGGCCGTGGCCCGCGGGCGCTACGTCATGTTCCTCGACAGCGACGACATGCTGGAGCCCAACGCGTGCCGCAACCTGCTGGAAGCGGCCGACCGCACCGGTGCCGACCTGGTCTCGGGACTCTGCGTCCGGGTGCACACCGACAGCAGGCACGACAAGAGGATCCCCTGGTACCCCTGGCTGTACCGGTCCACGCGCACCGTCGAGTCCATCGCCGAACTGCCGGACCTCTTCGTCTTCGACACCCTGTCGACGAACAAGTGCTACCGGCGCGACTTCCTCGTCGAGAACGGGCTCGCCTTCCCGCGCGGCATCCACTACGAGGACCTGCTGTTCTCGGCGCAGGCCTACCTCGCGGCAGGGCGGATCACCCTGATCCCCAACACGGTCTACTACTGGAACGTGGCCCACAAGACCGCGGCCAAGTCGATCAGCAACCGGCGCCATGAGATCAACAACTTCACCGACCGGCTGGAGATCCACCGCCGTATCGACTCCGTCCTCGGCAGGCGCGGCCTCGACGAGCTGAAGCTGCACAAGGACATCAAGTTCCTCAAGCACGACCTCGTCCTCTACCTGCGCGACCTGCCGTTCCTCGACGACGGCTACCGGCACCGCTTCGCGGAGCTGGCCCGCGGCTACATCCAGGACTTCTCCGAAGCGGCGTACGGCCGACTGGACCGGGTACACGCCATCTGCGCCTACCTGCTGCTGCGGGAGGACTGGGAGAACCTGATGCCGGCCGTCGACACGCTGATCAACCGGAACAAGATCTCCGCACCGCTCGTCGAGCGGGAAGGCCGCATCTACTGGTGCGACCGGCATCTCGACGATCCGAAGGCACGAGACGTCATGGACGTCACCGGCCTCGGCTACCACGGCAGACCGCTGGAGAGGATGTTCCTGCGCAACCTGCTCACCGGGTACTCCGTGCGCGGTGACGAGGTGCTGCTCGACGGCGCGGTGGTCAACCCGCTGCACACCGTGTCCGCGGACGCCGACCTCACCGCCGAGCTGGAGTTCCGGGCTCGCCGCCGCAGCCTGCAGACCTTCCGGTTCCCCGTGCGGACGGTTCGTCACCAGGGCGACACCATCGCCTGGCAGGCGGCGATCCCGCTGGCCCGTCGCTTCCGGCCGGTGGGTGTCGTCGACGAGGTGTGGGACGTCCGGTTGCACCTGACGGCGGACGGGAAGCGGACCACGTCCCGGATCACGGCCGGCAACGTCGACCTGGAGAGTGCCGCGTCCGTGCCCGTACGCCCCCGGCTCAGCCGGCTCGTCGCCGACCGGCTCGAACCGCAGGTGTCCGCCAAGGGCCATCTGGCCTTCCGGCTGACCCAGCACGGCACGGCGGCGCTGCGCGGGCGCGCCGTCGTGGACCGCAATCTGCACTGCTCCGCCGCCCGGACCGTCAAGGGCGCCTACCGCACGCTCCGGGCCGTCAGGAGGGACCTGGCCTCCGGACCGCGCAAGGTGCAGGGCTACCACCGCATGGTGCGGCTGCTCCCGGTCCGCAAGGGCACTGTCGTCTTCGAGAGTCATCTCGGCAAGCAGTACAGCGACAGCCCACGGGCGATCTACGAGGAACTCCGGCGCCGCCAGGTGCCCGTCACCGCGATCTGGTCCTACGCGGGCGAGAGGCCCGAGGGCTTCCCGAAGGACGTCGAACTGGTCCGCCGGTGGTCATGGCGCTACCTCAGGGCGCTGGCCCAGGCGGAGTTCTGGATCGACAACCAGGGCTTCCCCCTCAAGCTGGCCAAGCGCCCGGAGACCACCTACATCCAGACGTGGCACGGCTCGGCACTCAAGAGGATGGGCTTCGACGAGCCCGGCTACCGCGTGATGTCCGAGCAGGAACAGCGCTCCTACCAGGAGGCGTTGGACCGCTTCGACCACTTCGTGGTCCGCAGCGAACACGACGTCCGCACCCTCGCCCGGGCCTACCGCGTCCCCGAGGAGAAGCTGCTGCGCACCGGCTACGCGCGCAACGACGCCCTCGTACGCGCGGCCCGTGACCCGAGGGCACCCGACCCGGCCGTACGGCGGCTGGCCGAACGCCTCGGCGTCCTCCCGGACCGCCGCGTGCTGCTGTACGCGCCCACGTTCCGCGCCCGTCCGGACGGCCGCGTACGGGACTTCGAGCTTCCCTTCGACGTGGAACGCTTCGCCGACCGCTTCGGGGACCGGTACACCCTCCTGGTCCGTTCGCATTACCTGAACCGGGTCACCCTGCCGCCGTCGGTGGCGGGCCGCGTGATCGATGTGACCGGTGAACCGGACATCACGCCGCTCCTGCTGCTCGCCGACGCCCTGATCACCGACTACTCGTCGGTGATGTTCGACTATGCGCTGCTGCGCCGGCCACTCGTGTTCTACGCCTACGACTGGGAGGAGTACTCCCAGGACATGCGCGGCACCTACTTCGACCTCTTCGAAGAGGCTCCGGGCCCGGTCGCACGCACCGAGGACGAACTCTTCGCCGCGCTGTCCGACCTGCGCACCGTCGGCGCCCAGTACGAGGCGCGGCTGAAGGAGTTCGTGGACAAGTACGGCGAGTACGACCGCGGGGACGCGGCTGCTCGCATCGTGGACCGTTTCTTCGGACCCGCGGGAGAGACCCGATGA
- a CDS encoding NAD-dependent malic enzyme, with protein sequence MTHLPGQTTTQGAALLADPLLNKGTAFTRPEREALGLDGLLPPAVETLHEQVARAHQAFLGYDKPLNRHIYLRQLQDTNEVLFYRLVTEYLEELLPIVYTPTVGEACRRFSDIYRRPRGLFLAWEDRDRFREILRNRPYKGSVDVIVVTDGQRILGLGDQGVGGMGIPIGKLSLYTAIGGIPPARTLPILLDVGTDNEQLLSDPRYLGRREHRLTGAEYDEMIETFVSAVEAELPGTLLQWEDFATVHARPILTRYRDRLLTFNDDIQGTAAVVLGALSTACQVAGSPLTEQRLVVLGAGSAAVGVADMIRTALVDEGLSEAEAADRFWFVDVDGLLVTSRTDLTEEQRLYARADGEVSGWDGTGLAEVVRHVEPTALIGLSTAHGAFTEEIVRQMASTCERPVIFPLSNPTSHAEAEPADLARWTDGRALIATGSPFPPLEVDGRDVPVAQANNVYIFPAMGLAVAAGGATRVTDRMLVAAARAVARHATRAAAGVPGPAPLLPPLGGMREAAREIAVAAALAAVEDGVAPKATEADLREAVAQTQWTPDYPAS encoded by the coding sequence ATGACCCACCTTCCCGGACAGACCACCACTCAGGGCGCCGCGCTCCTCGCCGACCCCCTGCTCAACAAGGGCACAGCGTTCACCCGGCCCGAACGCGAGGCGCTCGGTCTCGACGGGCTGCTGCCGCCCGCCGTCGAGACCCTCCACGAGCAGGTGGCCCGCGCCCACCAGGCATTCCTCGGCTACGACAAGCCGCTCAACCGGCACATCTATCTGCGCCAACTGCAGGACACCAACGAGGTGCTCTTCTACCGTCTGGTCACCGAGTACCTGGAAGAGCTCCTGCCGATCGTCTACACACCCACCGTCGGGGAGGCGTGCCGGCGCTTCAGCGACATCTACCGGCGGCCGCGCGGTCTTTTCCTGGCCTGGGAGGACCGCGACCGGTTCCGCGAGATCCTGCGCAACCGCCCGTACAAGGGCTCCGTCGACGTCATCGTCGTCACCGACGGCCAGCGCATCCTCGGCCTCGGCGACCAGGGCGTCGGCGGCATGGGCATCCCGATCGGCAAGCTCAGCCTCTACACCGCCATCGGCGGTATCCCGCCGGCGCGCACCCTGCCGATCCTGCTGGACGTCGGCACCGACAACGAACAACTGCTGTCCGATCCACGCTATCTGGGCCGACGCGAACACCGGCTCACCGGTGCCGAGTACGACGAGATGATCGAGACGTTCGTCTCGGCGGTCGAGGCGGAGCTGCCGGGGACGCTGCTGCAGTGGGAGGATTTCGCCACCGTCCACGCCCGCCCGATCCTCACCCGCTACCGTGACCGGCTGCTCACCTTCAACGACGACATCCAGGGCACCGCGGCGGTCGTGCTGGGCGCGCTCTCCACGGCGTGTCAGGTGGCCGGCTCGCCCTTGACCGAACAGCGGCTGGTGGTGCTGGGGGCGGGCTCCGCCGCCGTGGGCGTGGCCGACATGATCCGCACCGCCCTCGTGGACGAGGGCCTCTCGGAGGCGGAGGCGGCCGACCGGTTCTGGTTCGTCGACGTCGACGGGCTCCTTGTGACCTCGCGCACCGATCTGACGGAGGAGCAGCGGCTGTACGCGCGTGCGGACGGCGAGGTGTCCGGCTGGGACGGCACCGGGCTCGCCGAGGTGGTGCGCCATGTCGAGCCGACGGCGCTGATCGGTCTGTCGACGGCGCACGGCGCGTTCACCGAGGAGATCGTGCGGCAGATGGCCTCGACCTGTGAGCGGCCGGTCATCTTCCCGCTGTCCAACCCGACCTCGCACGCCGAGGCCGAACCGGCGGACCTCGCCCGCTGGACGGACGGGCGGGCGCTGATCGCCACCGGTTCCCCGTTCCCGCCGCTGGAGGTGGACGGCCGGGACGTCCCCGTGGCGCAGGCCAACAACGTGTACATCTTCCCGGCCATGGGCCTTGCCGTGGCGGCCGGCGGGGCGACCAGGGTCACCGACCGGATGCTGGTGGCCGCCGCGCGTGCCGTCGCCCGGCATGCGACGCGGGCGGCCGCCGGCGTCCCGGGACCGGCGCCGCTGCTGCCGCCGCTCGGCGGCATGCGCGAGGCGGCACGGGAGATCGCGGTGGCCGCGGCGCTCGCCGCCGTCGAGGACGGGGTGGCTCCGAAGGCGACCGAGGCGGACCTGCGCGAGGCGGTGGCGCAGACGCAGTGGACCCCGGACTACCCGGCCTCCTGA